Proteins encoded within one genomic window of Prauserella marina:
- a CDS encoding BTAD domain-containing putative transcriptional regulator: MTARLRGVFAALALLAFVAGIPCGLFALGATPASLLPDHWPQAAPISQWPERIWNTLRWAWLTGDLLVTLLVIVAWAGWLLLTLSVTAEVIRQTRHGVRAARGVLARVPRSRWIAGLVAAALVLLSSGTASALPTTASPIVATAPPQPPHQTHTTAVEPIPKPTNAPEHRTPSRNWVDPALRPDCPRILVHKGDTAWGLAEYHLGDGRRFHDIERLNADRIPNIHELHPDDVLLLPPEAVKLPPDTSDAQGSARTVTVEPGDTLSAIAERELGNPEAWPALFDATLGTPQPDGRVLRHPDQLLPGWQIHIPATSNPTPPHPTPPPPPASTPPTPPNDAHDPRQDHGTPVQLPSGGLIGFGVALSIVALLVLVRRRRRARRNPTGSLTAPHHPGPPDPARPGSAIAALDHAVHSSQRDEAEPQDDGHDDGPADTLAAGRRPVWPPPAPVITAHTDTGVRQLDLSAAPGLALTGPGAAPAARAVLAAVLAVDARHPAQALLAASAPAALLADTGDQPALHRIPGVEVIEDEGVALAHLRTELARRTRIHDDQLAADELHEEPGDDPGQPLLLVAATPSPHHRREWATISDHGRPLGIHTMFLGDHGLHDAGDSIHLALDEDGTITAAHGPSTDTLLGARVDTLTTADAAEIWHLLAEARTPMPSHTHHDVGENDRDTSDDQRVDSEEASARHNTGVAVTSAQDGAAVVVRLLGGMRVEAHEQQVRGLRSRTREVLAYLAAHHHGTTADTLREAVLPDQPAARLHEAISHGRSALRKATGASEAMFVIAESGRYCLDPAIITADVWDLEDTLTHARTASHPGTRLEALRYLSRLCRTGAPLEGAPYSWAEPIAEHWRSQAVDALVALACDVRADNPDEALDALAVAITWDPYTEALYRRTIALQRDLGRHDAAHTTYRHLQANLRDIDLEPDPATTALLEKAPIPRR, encoded by the coding sequence ATGACCGCCCGATTGCGCGGGGTGTTCGCCGCGCTGGCCCTGCTCGCGTTCGTCGCCGGGATACCGTGCGGACTCTTTGCCCTCGGCGCCACTCCAGCCTCGCTGCTCCCGGACCACTGGCCGCAAGCGGCTCCGATCAGCCAGTGGCCCGAACGGATCTGGAACACGCTGCGGTGGGCCTGGCTGACCGGCGACCTCCTCGTCACGCTGCTGGTCATCGTGGCGTGGGCGGGCTGGCTGCTACTCACCCTGTCCGTCACCGCCGAAGTGATCCGCCAAACCCGGCACGGAGTCCGTGCCGCCCGCGGCGTCCTGGCCCGGGTTCCGCGCAGCAGGTGGATCGCCGGACTCGTCGCCGCCGCTCTCGTACTCCTCTCCTCCGGCACCGCTTCCGCACTGCCCACGACCGCCAGCCCCATCGTGGCCACCGCCCCGCCCCAGCCTCCACACCAGACCCACACCACCGCCGTCGAGCCGATACCGAAGCCAACGAACGCCCCGGAACACCGCACGCCCAGCCGAAACTGGGTCGACCCGGCCCTACGGCCGGACTGTCCGCGAATCCTGGTACACAAGGGAGACACGGCGTGGGGACTGGCCGAGTACCACCTCGGGGACGGCCGCCGCTTCCACGACATCGAACGCCTCAACGCCGACCGCATCCCCAACATCCACGAGCTCCATCCAGACGATGTGCTCCTGCTGCCACCGGAGGCCGTGAAACTTCCCCCGGACACCTCGGATGCCCAAGGGAGCGCACGGACCGTGACGGTGGAACCCGGCGACACCCTCTCTGCCATCGCCGAACGCGAACTGGGAAATCCGGAAGCCTGGCCCGCCTTGTTCGACGCCACCCTCGGAACTCCACAACCCGACGGACGCGTCCTGCGCCATCCCGACCAACTTCTACCCGGCTGGCAGATCCACATCCCCGCCACCTCAAACCCCACCCCGCCCCATCCAACCCCGCCGCCCCCACCGGCAAGCACCCCGCCGACGCCGCCGAACGACGCCCACGACCCCAGACAGGACCACGGCACACCAGTACAGCTTCCCAGCGGCGGACTGATCGGGTTCGGCGTAGCGCTGAGCATCGTCGCCTTACTCGTCCTTGTCCGGCGACGGCGCCGCGCCCGCCGCAACCCCACCGGCAGCCTCACCGCGCCACACCACCCGGGGCCTCCAGATCCCGCACGGCCCGGTTCGGCCATCGCGGCCCTCGACCACGCCGTGCACTCCAGCCAGCGCGACGAGGCCGAACCTCAGGACGACGGGCACGACGATGGCCCGGCCGACACCCTCGCGGCAGGGCGGCGACCTGTCTGGCCGCCGCCCGCACCCGTGATCACCGCCCACACCGACACCGGCGTGCGGCAACTGGACCTGTCCGCCGCTCCCGGGCTCGCGCTGACCGGCCCCGGGGCCGCGCCCGCAGCCCGCGCCGTGCTGGCCGCCGTGCTCGCCGTCGATGCGCGCCACCCGGCCCAGGCACTACTGGCCGCTTCCGCACCTGCCGCGCTGCTCGCCGACACCGGCGACCAGCCTGCCCTGCACCGGATTCCCGGAGTCGAAGTCATCGAGGACGAGGGCGTGGCGTTGGCACACCTGCGCACGGAACTCGCCCGCCGTACCAGGATCCACGACGACCAGCTCGCCGCCGACGAACTCCACGAGGAGCCGGGCGACGACCCCGGCCAGCCGCTGCTCCTCGTCGCCGCGACACCATCCCCGCACCATCGCCGGGAATGGGCCACGATCAGTGACCACGGCCGCCCCCTCGGCATCCACACCATGTTCCTCGGGGACCACGGACTTCACGATGCCGGCGACTCGATCCACCTGGCCCTCGATGAGGACGGCACCATCACCGCCGCCCACGGCCCCAGCACCGACACGCTGCTGGGAGCACGCGTCGACACGCTCACCACAGCCGACGCCGCCGAGATCTGGCACCTGCTGGCCGAAGCCCGCACCCCCATGCCCAGCCACACCCATCACGACGTGGGCGAGAACGACCGTGACACCAGCGATGACCAGCGTGTGGATTCCGAGGAAGCCAGCGCGCGGCACAACACAGGAGTCGCAGTAACTTCAGCCCAGGACGGCGCAGCTGTTGTGGTGCGACTGCTCGGCGGCATGCGCGTGGAAGCCCACGAACAACAGGTTCGCGGGCTCCGATCCCGCACCCGCGAAGTCCTTGCCTACCTCGCCGCTCACCACCACGGCACCACCGCCGACACGCTCCGCGAAGCCGTGCTGCCCGACCAACCCGCCGCGCGGCTGCACGAAGCCATCTCCCACGGCCGCTCCGCCCTACGCAAAGCCACCGGAGCCAGCGAGGCCATGTTCGTCATCGCCGAATCCGGACGCTACTGCCTCGACCCCGCCATCATCACCGCCGACGTCTGGGATTTGGAGGACACCCTCACCCACGCCCGCACCGCCAGCCATCCCGGCACTCGCTTGGAGGCCCTTCGCTATCTCTCGCGCCTATGCCGGACCGGTGCGCCACTCGAGGGCGCACCGTACTCGTGGGCCGAACCGATCGCCGAACACTGGCGCAGCCAGGCCGTCGACGCCCTCGTCGCCCTCGCCTGCGACGTCCGCGCCGACAACCCCGACGAGGCGCTCGACGCGCTCGCCGTCGCCATCACCTGGGACCCCTACACCGAAGCCCTCTACCGCCGCACCATCGCCCTGCAACGCGACCTCGGCCGCCACGACGCCGCACACACCACCTACCGGCACCTGCAAGCCAACCTCCGCGACATCGACCTCGAACCCGACCCCGCCACCACCGCACTACTGGAAAAAGCACCTATCCCACGGCGCTAA
- a CDS encoding TadE/TadG family type IV pilus assembly protein, whose translation MKWNDEGSVSVEAAVLVPTVLFVGLLIVAGARTSSAQQAVDNAATAAARAASIARGSVAAHQAGTEVARERLAREGITCRESSVSVDASQVAVGRATHVRASVTCRVPLADLALPVPGGTRLISSAFTSPVDPYRGVP comes from the coding sequence GTGAAGTGGAACGACGAGGGTTCGGTCAGCGTCGAGGCCGCCGTCCTCGTGCCCACCGTGCTCTTCGTCGGCCTGCTCATCGTCGCGGGCGCACGCACGTCCTCGGCCCAGCAGGCGGTCGACAACGCCGCCACCGCCGCGGCCAGGGCCGCCTCGATCGCCCGCGGCTCCGTCGCGGCACACCAGGCGGGAACAGAGGTCGCCCGCGAACGGCTGGCGCGTGAAGGCATCACCTGCCGGGAATCGAGCGTGTCCGTCGACGCCAGCCAGGTTGCCGTAGGACGCGCCACCCATGTCCGGGCCAGCGTGACCTGCCGCGTCCCGCTCGCTGATCTCGCCCTGCCCGTCCCCGGCGGAACCCGCTTGATCAGCAGCGCCTTCACCAGCCCGGTCGACCCATATCGAGGCGTGCCATGA
- a CDS encoding TadE/TadG family type IV pilus assembly protein, protein MHRLLGEDTGSESVGLAVLFPVILLLILSAVQGGLWWHARAIAAQAAQVGVDAGRPVGATHSAAVDAARSVTVRAGNGALTAVDVDATVTAETVQVTVAGSAPRLLPIPGLDIRIDVSAQASKERFTVPLAVGVDS, encoded by the coding sequence ATGCACCGGCTTCTGGGCGAGGACACCGGATCGGAATCGGTCGGGCTCGCCGTGTTGTTCCCCGTCATCCTGCTGCTGATCCTGTCCGCCGTGCAGGGCGGCTTGTGGTGGCACGCACGCGCTATCGCAGCTCAAGCAGCACAGGTCGGCGTCGACGCCGGACGTCCGGTCGGCGCCACCCACTCGGCTGCGGTCGACGCCGCTCGCTCGGTCACCGTACGAGCCGGAAACGGCGCGCTCACCGCCGTCGATGTCGACGCCACGGTTACCGCGGAGACCGTCCAGGTCACCGTCGCAGGTAGCGCGCCTCGGCTTCTTCCGATCCCGGGGCTGGATATCCGGATCGACGTCAGCGCGCAGGCCAGCAAGGAACGATTCACCGTGCCACTTGCTGTCGGAGTTGACTCGTGA
- a CDS encoding type II secretion system F family protein, producing the protein MSIGVAAVLIGAVAGGAVVCVIVALLRPAPVNVAAAVAMLDDRHARGVDDTEHEVGWWPRRLRGLAGYAARSSNRWWGIPPADLDILDLTPERYVARRVTWAAGAAASTIAVAGVAWFGGIAPSGLVVVLAVLIAAVLGSVVPVLAVREDAARARDEFRRATASYLDLVAQERATGRAPAQALSEAAEISDSWVFARIGRTLGRAMRAGQPPWEALSHLGKRMGVTELADLAAIAATAADGAAVYTSLITKASALRSAALAADKAEANARSQRLALPVALLLIAFLLLVMYPAMIRLLIGGT; encoded by the coding sequence ATGAGTATCGGTGTTGCCGCCGTGTTGATCGGTGCCGTCGCGGGCGGAGCGGTCGTGTGCGTGATCGTGGCGCTGCTCCGCCCCGCACCCGTCAACGTTGCCGCAGCCGTGGCGATGCTGGATGACCGTCACGCGAGAGGTGTGGATGACACGGAGCACGAAGTCGGTTGGTGGCCACGGCGACTACGAGGGTTGGCCGGTTACGCGGCGCGGTCGAGCAACCGATGGTGGGGCATCCCGCCGGCCGATCTCGATATCCTCGACCTGACGCCGGAGCGCTATGTCGCTCGCCGCGTCACCTGGGCCGCCGGTGCTGCCGCGAGCACGATCGCGGTGGCGGGCGTGGCGTGGTTCGGTGGCATCGCCCCCTCTGGTCTTGTCGTGGTGCTGGCCGTCCTGATCGCGGCCGTGCTGGGCTCGGTCGTGCCGGTCCTGGCTGTTCGTGAGGACGCTGCTCGAGCGCGAGACGAGTTCCGCCGCGCCACCGCAAGCTATCTCGATCTCGTGGCACAGGAACGCGCCACCGGACGCGCGCCCGCGCAAGCCTTGAGCGAAGCCGCCGAGATCAGTGATTCCTGGGTGTTCGCGCGGATCGGTCGCACCCTTGGCCGGGCGATGCGCGCGGGCCAGCCGCCCTGGGAAGCCTTGTCACACCTAGGAAAACGGATGGGGGTGACCGAGCTGGCGGACCTGGCCGCCATCGCCGCGACAGCCGCGGACGGCGCAGCGGTGTACACCAGCCTGATCACCAAGGCCAGCGCCTTGCGTTCTGCCGCGCTGGCCGCCGACAAAGCCGAGGCCAACGCCCGCTCCCAACGGCTCGCGCTGCCGGTCGCCCTGCTCCTGATCGCCTTCCTGCTCCTGGTGATGTACCCGGCCATGATTCGCCTGCTCATAGGAGGGACATAG
- a CDS encoding type II secretion system F family protein, translating into MWSSLLGVVAALAITCLVLAFVPPSTAEPGREPGRVRRTLATLLPVRRGLVACALGVLAWWATGWPVAAILVVLAGMTVPTFARGKEAQQLIARLDALASWVRRLGDVLASGAGGLEQAIVVSARNAPEALATEIDTLAVRVRTRGLEPALRAFADDVADVAADEVVLALIMRSRAGGRGLAAILDSKATALERDVVARRDIEADRAKPRTDVRTILAITAVMLLGLMFFAGEFLTPYNGLLGQLVLAGIGGVLCAAGWWMHILIRTRRPARLLGASARTPVGTAKPQHPHHEVLR; encoded by the coding sequence ATGTGGTCGAGCCTGCTGGGCGTGGTGGCCGCACTGGCGATCACGTGCCTTGTCCTGGCATTCGTCCCGCCCTCCACAGCGGAACCTGGTCGCGAACCTGGGCGGGTTCGGCGCACCCTCGCCACCCTGCTGCCGGTACGGCGGGGGTTGGTCGCGTGTGCCCTGGGGGTTCTGGCATGGTGGGCGACGGGTTGGCCCGTCGCGGCGATTCTCGTCGTCCTCGCCGGAATGACCGTACCGACCTTCGCCCGCGGCAAAGAGGCGCAGCAGCTCATCGCCCGGTTGGATGCCCTGGCGAGTTGGGTGCGACGGCTGGGAGATGTTCTCGCCTCGGGCGCTGGTGGGCTGGAGCAAGCCATCGTCGTCTCGGCGCGGAACGCTCCCGAGGCGCTGGCCACGGAGATCGACACGCTGGCCGTGCGAGTCCGAACCCGTGGCCTGGAACCCGCACTCCGCGCGTTCGCAGACGACGTGGCTGATGTGGCCGCCGACGAAGTCGTGCTGGCGCTGATCATGCGCTCCCGCGCCGGAGGGCGCGGACTGGCCGCCATTTTGGACAGTAAGGCCACGGCACTGGAACGCGACGTGGTCGCGCGCCGCGACATCGAGGCCGACCGCGCGAAACCCCGCACCGACGTGCGCACCATCCTCGCCATCACCGCCGTCATGCTGCTCGGCTTGATGTTCTTCGCGGGCGAGTTCCTGACCCCCTACAACGGTCTGCTCGGACAACTCGTCCTGGCCGGGATCGGGGGCGTGTTGTGCGCGGCGGGATGGTGGATGCACATCCTGATCCGAACCCGGCGGCCTGCCCGACTGCTCGGAGCGAGCGCCCGCACTCCCGTCGGCACAGCGAAACCGCAACACCCGCACCACGAGGTGCTGCGATGA
- a CDS encoding CpaF family protein: MMTLQHNGHPSALPPLRSIAEGRFGSRDVREIRETVAARLERAAADDSAGGIPFTMAEQQARMRAYVADEVAAWVHHRAVSGHEPLPVEDEQRLVRAVAAALSGLGALEELLRRDDVENIHVHGCDTVLLELANGTLERWPHAIADTDQELIDMIAAMFARHGQTSREFNAGRPLGNLRIAAGGPLGARVAAVMEISDRPRLAIRRHRLVNVGLDDLVANDTLDPLLAAFLRSAVRAGCNIIVCGGPAAGKTTLLRALCGEIPASEHVVTVEEEYELGLHIGPRLLVTPLEARPANSEGIGEISMDDLLKQTLRHSPSRVIVGEVRGGEVTAMLRALGNGAAGGMCTVHATTASAVFDRIGALGQLATPPLPIEAAHQWAASAIDLVVHIARSDHQLDGRRRRSRFVSEVLEVGPVGDSGRPDTTRLFAPRQGDGRAVPAYPPSNDLFQRLQPHGFPQWPTGLSDRSLR, encoded by the coding sequence ATGATGACGTTGCAGCACAACGGACACCCCTCCGCGCTGCCACCGCTGCGGAGTATCGCGGAGGGCCGGTTCGGGTCACGCGATGTCCGCGAGATCCGGGAAACCGTCGCCGCGCGCCTGGAACGAGCCGCCGCGGACGATTCCGCCGGGGGCATACCGTTCACGATGGCGGAACAACAAGCGCGCATGCGCGCCTACGTGGCCGACGAGGTCGCAGCATGGGTTCACCATCGGGCGGTGAGCGGCCACGAGCCGCTGCCGGTGGAGGACGAGCAGCGGCTGGTGCGCGCGGTCGCCGCCGCGTTGTCCGGCTTGGGCGCGCTCGAAGAGCTGTTGCGACGCGACGATGTGGAGAACATCCACGTGCACGGCTGTGACACCGTGCTGCTGGAACTGGCGAACGGCACGCTCGAGCGCTGGCCCCACGCGATCGCCGACACCGACCAGGAACTGATCGACATGATCGCGGCGATGTTCGCCCGCCACGGCCAGACCTCACGAGAGTTCAACGCCGGTCGCCCGCTGGGAAACCTGCGCATCGCCGCTGGCGGCCCACTCGGTGCCCGGGTCGCGGCCGTGATGGAGATCAGCGACCGGCCCCGCCTCGCGATCCGCCGCCACCGCCTGGTCAATGTGGGACTCGATGATCTGGTCGCCAACGACACCCTCGACCCCCTGCTAGCGGCGTTCCTCCGCTCGGCCGTGCGAGCGGGGTGCAACATCATCGTGTGCGGCGGCCCCGCCGCCGGGAAAACCACTCTCCTTCGCGCCTTGTGCGGTGAGATCCCCGCGTCCGAACACGTCGTGACCGTCGAGGAGGAGTACGAACTCGGGCTGCATATCGGCCCTCGTCTGCTGGTGACGCCGTTGGAGGCCCGGCCCGCCAACTCGGAAGGCATCGGGGAGATCTCGATGGACGACCTCCTGAAGCAGACGCTGCGGCACTCACCGAGCCGGGTCATCGTGGGCGAAGTCCGAGGCGGGGAAGTCACGGCGATGCTGCGTGCCCTCGGCAATGGCGCGGCGGGCGGCATGTGCACCGTGCACGCCACCACCGCCTCGGCGGTGTTCGACCGGATCGGTGCACTCGGACAACTCGCCACCCCGCCGTTGCCGATCGAGGCGGCCCACCAGTGGGCCGCCTCAGCCATCGATCTCGTCGTCCACATCGCCCGGTCCGACCACCAGCTCGACGGCCGACGTCGCCGTTCCCGGTTCGTCAGCGAAGTCCTCGAAGTCGGGCCGGTCGGTGATTCCGGCCGACCGGACACGACACGACTCTTCGCCCCACGCCAGGGCGATGGTCGCGCCGTGCCCGCCTACCCACCCAGCAACGATCTCTTCCAACGGCTCCAGCCTCACGGGTTTCCCCAGTGGCCCACCGGCTTGTCGGACAGGAGCCTGCGGTGA
- a CDS encoding SAF domain-containing protein: MTLAVVLAAIATYGNYALITSQDDRVDVLVLTREVRWGQPVAESDLGVAKVFPDQRLSFISASQRADTVGQVARGTLPAGTVLTPAQLGTELLPGPGERLLGLPVKPGNLPARGVAPGDLVQVSPAKDSAGNNDATQGSADMAKPLRARVVGVGPPDSTGAVTVDVVVGEDAARTATDLAGAPVVVVQLGPGA, from the coding sequence GTGACTCTGGCGGTGGTGCTGGCCGCGATCGCAACCTACGGCAACTACGCGCTGATCACGAGTCAAGACGACCGGGTCGACGTGCTGGTGCTGACCCGTGAGGTGAGGTGGGGCCAGCCTGTCGCCGAGAGCGATCTCGGGGTGGCGAAGGTGTTTCCCGACCAGCGACTGTCGTTCATCTCCGCCAGCCAGCGCGCCGACACCGTCGGCCAAGTCGCGCGCGGAACTTTGCCGGCCGGGACTGTCCTCACGCCCGCGCAACTGGGCACCGAGTTACTTCCCGGGCCGGGGGAGCGGCTGCTCGGGCTCCCGGTGAAACCGGGGAATCTGCCCGCACGCGGTGTCGCTCCCGGCGACCTGGTTCAGGTGAGCCCGGCGAAGGACAGTGCCGGAAACAACGATGCGACCCAAGGCTCGGCGGACATGGCGAAGCCGCTGCGCGCTCGCGTGGTGGGGGTCGGCCCGCCGGATTCCACGGGCGCGGTCACGGTCGATGTCGTCGTCGGAGAAGACGCCGCGCGGACCGCGACCGACCTGGCAGGCGCCCCGGTCGTTGTCGTCCAGCTCGGCCCGGGTGCCTAG
- a CDS encoding methyltransferase, translating into MSASVVVVALWVAGWVRFGATPELLAWCWACGLGTSLVVTDLRLRRLPFPLVAAFAGGVAMALFGAAAAEAAWARFGFACLAAVAVFALAFVVQWCFPGHTGGGDTALYGALALYLGWFGWDGLLTGLLAASGLTALVGLVVAVFSRNMGSRFPAGPSLIIGALASIVLL; encoded by the coding sequence ATGTCGGCGTCGGTCGTCGTTGTGGCGCTGTGGGTTGCTGGGTGGGTTCGTTTCGGTGCGACTCCGGAATTGCTGGCGTGGTGTTGGGCTTGCGGGTTGGGGACGAGCCTGGTGGTCACCGATCTTCGCTTGCGCCGTCTGCCTTTTCCTCTGGTGGCCGCGTTCGCTGGTGGGGTGGCGATGGCGTTGTTCGGCGCTGCGGCTGCCGAAGCCGCGTGGGCGCGGTTCGGGTTCGCCTGTTTGGCTGCCGTGGCGGTGTTCGCGCTGGCCTTTGTGGTGCAGTGGTGCTTTCCCGGCCACACGGGTGGTGGGGATACGGCGCTCTACGGTGCGCTTGCGTTGTACCTGGGTTGGTTCGGGTGGGACGGGCTGCTGACAGGACTGTTGGCGGCGAGCGGGTTGACAGCGTTGGTGGGGCTCGTCGTGGCCGTGTTCTCCAGGAACATGGGGTCGCGGTTTCCGGCAGGGCCGTCGTTGATCATCGGGGCGTTGGCGAGCATCGTGTTGTTGTGA
- a CDS encoding winged helix-turn-helix transcriptional regulator: protein MLSVRTAAGVGRDIRWQLRVKGRRAVGGGRMRGATWELAADTYNISKLFQGSWDLAVLVLLRDGPHRPRDLARMVADWTFLDRQTGAKVTLSPSRITEALRVLTAEGLVDRTALSDGWNRSVEYTLTKAGADLLPVVEQMQAWVRRHDEVFDNADGTVQHRRAGRRSARRGGADRRSS, encoded by the coding sequence ATGCTGAGCGTGCGAACCGCAGCAGGCGTAGGGCGCGATATTCGTTGGCAGCTCAGGGTTAAAGGTCGTCGGGCTGTCGGGGGAGGACGAATGCGTGGGGCCACGTGGGAGTTGGCGGCTGATACCTACAACATCAGCAAGCTTTTCCAGGGAAGCTGGGATCTCGCCGTGCTCGTCCTTCTTCGAGATGGACCACATCGGCCTCGCGATCTTGCTCGTATGGTGGCTGACTGGACTTTTCTTGATCGTCAGACCGGTGCCAAGGTGACGTTGAGTCCAAGTCGGATCACCGAGGCGCTGCGGGTTCTCACGGCCGAAGGGTTGGTCGACCGCACGGCTTTGTCGGATGGGTGGAATCGCTCTGTCGAGTACACCTTGACGAAGGCTGGGGCTGATTTGCTTCCCGTCGTGGAGCAGATGCAGGCGTGGGTGCGTCGACATGACGAGGTCTTCGACAACGCTGACGGGACTGTTCAGCATCGCCGTGCGGGGCGACGTTCAGCTCGGCGCGGTGGAGCGGATCGGCGTTCGTCTTGA
- a CDS encoding 5-formyltetrahydrofolate cyclo-ligase: MPDIDQAKMALRETVWRRLVDARVVPPDSYGKIPSFDGADAATERLAELAAWRTASTVKANPDNAQLSVRVRALEDGKLLYMAVPKMATLEPFFLLDPTALSVSATEVADKKSTAQTAQRVGVDAMRPIDIVVCGSVAVNRSGARLGKGAGYSDLEVALLIEAGLVTDETVIVAPVHRLQVIGDEIPETRHDFSVDVILTPDEAIECGNRRRPDGLVWADLTADKIAAIPALRARQR; encoded by the coding sequence GTGCCCGATATCGACCAGGCCAAGATGGCCCTGCGTGAGACTGTGTGGCGGAGGCTGGTGGACGCGCGAGTCGTCCCTCCGGATTCGTACGGCAAGATCCCTTCCTTCGACGGAGCCGACGCGGCAACTGAACGGCTGGCTGAATTGGCGGCCTGGCGAACAGCTTCCACAGTCAAAGCGAACCCTGACAATGCTCAGCTCTCGGTGCGCGTACGGGCGTTGGAGGACGGCAAGCTGCTGTACATGGCCGTACCCAAGATGGCCACCTTGGAACCGTTCTTCCTTCTGGATCCAACCGCGCTCTCGGTCTCAGCGACCGAGGTGGCGGACAAGAAGAGTACGGCCCAGACAGCGCAACGGGTCGGCGTCGACGCGATGCGTCCGATCGACATCGTGGTGTGCGGCAGCGTCGCGGTGAACCGTTCGGGTGCGCGACTCGGGAAGGGCGCCGGATACTCTGATCTGGAAGTCGCGCTGCTGATCGAAGCAGGTCTTGTCACCGACGAGACAGTGATAGTCGCACCAGTGCACCGCCTGCAAGTCATTGGCGACGAGATACCGGAGACTCGGCACGACTTCTCCGTCGATGTCATTCTGACGCCGGATGAAGCGATCGAATGTGGTAACCGTCGGCGGCCAGATGGACTCGTCTGGGCCGATCTGACGGCGGACAAGATTGCTGCGATTCCGGCGCTCAGGGCGCGCCAACGTTAG